The DNA region gcttcagtaggttgagaaagtatttaCGAACAATACTGTAGTAACAGGAGTGTCACAATGTTACTCGAATGTGCACTATGGGTGACacctaggggtgtaaatgagccgagctgctcacgagccgctcggtcaaagctcggcttgagctcggtcaaattcgagccgagctcgagctcaaatgtcttaggctcgtggctcgacgagccgctcgcgagcgatatatatataatattatagtttatttttaatttaaacatgaatttaaaatcaaacatgttaaattCGAGTTTAAAATTGGACTCGAACTTGAGTTCGAGCATgaattcgagctcaaattcaagcttgaactcgagctcgagctcgaacaatcgagctgttcgagccgaactcgagcagctTGAAAATtgtcgagctcgagctcgaactcgagccgagccttccttaacgagctcaAGCTCAAGCCACCCTAGGTTCGAGCTCGGCTcagctcgtttacacccctagtgaCACCTACTTTGTTATTCTAACcgcaatagtactcaaaaatgatatttgtaatattaaaatagaaataaaagatATAAATCGATAAACaacatcaaatttaattaataattttgattatttatgaaaaagcCACAATGTTACCCGAATGTGCACTATGGGTGAAACCTATTACTTTGCTATTCTAACCGCCATAAgaccacaagaaagtaaactaGAGTAGGTTCTTtatagttgaccggctcaaacaaTAAGACCAAAATCACActatatacaatatattatatactatgtCATGTGAATAGACATTTTTCTCATAAACTTTGGTCACTCGCAAATTGATTAAGTAATGATATATGATCAGATTTTACTGAATTTTTCATCAGAATGACCATATATACTTAggaaaaaaattgagaatataTTTTGACAATTCTTTTAGCTGTATGTATACCAATAATGAAAATACTAGCGCACTAAATTTATGAGACTGAAAGTATGAATAACTTTAAAACAATGTGAAGTACGTACGGTTGTTTCCTTCCCTTGTGAAGCCACCAATGCCAAGTGTTGAATATGAGGAAGTCAAACCCTAACCAAGCTTTGCCATTTTGGATTGAATCAAGCTTCAGAACTTCACCTATGTtctccttaaccagatcaaccAGAAATGGATTCCGTGATAACATTATAGAACTGTTGAACTCCTGCACCCATTCcaatatatggtaattattaagCATGTTAAAAATGTCACGTTAATACAATAGTcgataaatataaatttcagacattttaagtggctattttttggtacaaatatatgtggggtctacTTCTGATTTGGGTccggtcaaagtggattcgggttcttcgtagttagacgaagagattgatatattgtacgctcaaaacggataataggtgaatgagaaattggttctcaaagtagacccattagagttaaaaattggagaaaaaagGTTTAAAGTGAGCTTTTGTCTCACATTAGTTTGGGAGGTGGGTTTGCaacactatttatacaagaagcTTTCTAAGCTTTCTAAgtgggtgcaaatgaaatctcAAAATGATTGGCCTTGTGCGATGGTCAGCACTATGAATCATTTTTCCGTAAAATATATCCTATTACTtgcgttatatatatatataaatatatatattcgaaattatttatataatataaataatatatatattttcgtatatatattattttgtgtatttCGACTTATTCTTCCAACAAATTGTACATAATTATTACCGGCAAAATAAACGTGGAGAGATCACCATTTCTCTGAATTGTGAAGTTTGAATCAGGGAGAGATGCATGTAGCATGCACGTTAGGGATTGCCATTGATTGAGGCTTAGAGAGTCCCCAACGaacatcatcttcttccccttCAATCTCCTCATAAATTCCTTCCCATCAAATCTGCACTTGAGGGAAAATATAATGTCTAGATTTAATTCTACGATACTAGGAAAGATATTGTAGAAATGTTTGTTTGAAGTATATTCTCAAccatattaattacatatataaattaataatagaggagagttaattttttaaacGATCTTGattttaattactattttagttattaaatcttaattttgCCTAATAAagtctttaattataattttttaaaatctcttTTAGTTCTTCAAACTAACTTGTTAAACAATCATTGAACAAAATTAGAAGTGAAgaacaaaagtaaaaacataagaatTTTAAGAATGAAGTGTTGAGAATCTATCCTTAGCTTACTTGGGCAAATCACATGCAGAAGGTTGCCATGTGTAATGGAGATAGAGTTGATCCGGCCGTCCATTTCCTTGGCAGTCGAACTCTGTCTCCATGAATAACGAACAATCCGATGAATTATAGAACGGATACGATGCATCATACACCCAACTTCCTTGGAACATATCACACTTACTAATTGTTTGTTGTGATGATGAATCTGTGCGGTGATAATAATGGTCTATCAACATGGCACCACCTGAATGCAACAACAACATCAGATCGAAGAACAACGTTGTTAACAGACTACTGCAGCCCCAACTTGCACACATGTCGTCTGTGCTTAGCTTCATACACATTAAGTTGCAGATCAGATGCTCATGTCCCAGATTTGGACTggtctatatatgtgtgtgtgtataaagaGACACAGagaagaaggattttttttttaaaataaaattatttcaagtAAATAATGATTTTGTCTCATGGGCAGCTCAGCTCAGTTTCTGAGACTTCTAATGTGTGGTGAGTTCGTGATTTGCCTTTCtattatctatatctatatatatgtatataatgcCATCTTTGGGAAGAAGCAAAGCATAATGATCAGTATTCAGTAATGCATTTTCATAATTGCCACCGTTCAACTTCAATAATTCAATGCATCCTTACAAGGAAAGCTATCCCGTTGTCCTTTGTTGGTTGCATgtaattattttctatttttgtttttttataaagaTATTATAATACACCAACTAATTTGAAATACATACAAATTTATATAAGAGAAATTCTTTTTACACAAGGGAAGATAACTACTATCATCATACCACAAGTTACTTGGTAgaaaataatagttttaattttaaaaaataattttgtacatttttgTTTGTATGTTAGGGCAATTGTACTCTGAGTATAGTACGGATTTAAAGGTGCCTCCTACGGTTATGACCTATTTAGAACACCTcgtaatttgacaaaaaaaaaacaaaaaaacaaaagcacaAGAATGCATCAAGAGTGGTgtacaattaattatttgtccttttttgtttaatatataatacggagtatataataaaaataatattgggTGATGATATAAAGATTGATAGATATTAATTGATGATATATTAGAGAAATATTAAAGGCTATAGCACTCTTGCATGTAGAGGGACTAACACTACCCTATTagacaaaacaaattaatatattcataGAAATTAAAGTCAAATAGGTTTGAACATTAGATGGTGttgttctttaatttgatcATCCAATCATTTGCTTGTACTAACTTTAGATTATCCCATAGATGGCATGGAAATTGGAATCACTATTACTACAACTAGtatttcacccgtgcgatgcacggaatgaaagatttatgcatatatgttactacctccgtcccattttggttgtctgattcgtttaacgagacttgactgaagtaatttttaattcaatttttcataatattaagtttaacattaatatataaaatttatatatttaaaaactacattaaaagtactattaaacacaaaaaattaaatttaaaaataataaaaaattactaaagaaaacaagcaatgaagaaagagttggtttgaccaatgaatagtaaataggacaggtaaaatgggacaggggGAGTATAATTTAATGCAAAATCGATTTGTAGATGAATTCAATGttatatgattataattatttctatgttgtaaatagaagaaaaaaatgatatgTTGATAAGGATGctaagaaataattaataatttgaatggTTATAATATAgttttcaatatattattatattgtgaacAATTGGATTTCtggtaaataaaatattttaatcattcTTCGGAAAAAAATACCGAATTCATATTAACATTagatttagaaaataaatttacaaattattgaaaacttctttgtaaacaacattaGTTGTTTGCTTACAACATCTTTCTAATTCACTACAAAGTAGGATCTTTAAATCAATTGGATTACTAACTCTTGAAACAGCAACATATAATTGGCCATGCACAAACACTGATTTCTTTAATAATAACCCGACATGAGATAATGTTTGACCTTGACTCTTGTTAATGGTCATAGCATATGATAGCATTAAAGGGAGTTGTCTTCTATTGAACTTAAATGGTAACCTTGGATCTGAAGGCGTCATACTCATCTTAGGAACTAAAACCCTTGTACCCGAATGACTGCCTGCATTATCTTAGCCTCTATTACATGTTCTGAAAGTCTGGTGACTACCAATCAAGTACCATTACATAAGCCCAGCGAGTGATCAATGTTTCTTAACAGCATAACAGGTGAACCAACTTTCAAAGTCAACGAATGGTTTGGTATACTTGATGCCTTAAGACCATTAAGGAACTTAGGTGTGTGAACGTCTGCCAAAACTCCATTATCATTGTCAGTTTGACAAACAGAATCACAACTAAGATATATATGTTCTGCTCTCAGCTTCGTGCATGCTACTCATGTAATCATTAACTGCATTCACCACATCCAATGTTGGAGCAAGAATTGCCCTAGTTTCAAGAAAACTATTATTACACGAACCATTCTGAAACATAGGAAATGTACTTTCAACGATTGTTGCAATCGTGTCACCATTTGATAACAATAGCATATCGTCTGGAATGTCAACCTCTAGACAATCTTCTGTTGATGCACCTGTTGTACCATCCCCAATTGCAGCTATCCATTTTGCAAATTGTTCAACTTGTTGTTTTTCTACGGCATTCTCCACGCTATTCAAATGTAGATAATTTGTCAACCTAAGAACCGTACAATTGCGCCATAGGTAAGATGAATTTATCGTTGCAGACACAATATCTTGCCTAGAGCCctttggtattacaggtaaaaTCTGCCTGAAATCATGAGAAGTGCCAAAATGTTCATGTTTTCACCTTGCATTTAAGTTTATTTTCCTTGTCATTGGTTATAATTTTACCCAAAATGTTcctcatttgattcatttgtgtgTTTATGTATAATTCTTGATGATAACTTAGATGAATTGGATGATTTTTGGAGCAGTTTGGATGCATGTTGAGTCAATGGAAGCTTAGAAGAAGCTATGAAGATGAGAGAAACACCTCTTGAAGAACCAAAGAGTGATGCTTTTAATGGTCTTGGTCATTTAGACAAACAAAGGCAAAATTGGAGCAAAAGAGCAAGAAGTTGAAATTCTCGCACAATTCGTCCACTGCTCGGTTGTTTGACCATATCTCTTCGTAGGAATGTTCAAATCAAGTGTTCTTTATATCATTGAAAAGCtaacttgaagggctacaactttgatgAAGACAACAAACGCTAATTCAAAGGATTTAGGGGTGAAAATTAGCCTAGAAGACAGATAATGTGCACAGAAATCCTTCCCACAAAAGGCCACAATTGTGGCCACGGGTTTGGCCATTGGGCAGTATGCCCCGCATTTTTGGCCACGGGCTTGGCCACACCCGTGGCCAGCGTTCCTTGCATGTATTTAACTCCGTTTTTGGCCATTTTAACTGGGTTTCGACCCATTTTAGAACCCTAGCTtctctctttcattttctttgatatttttaggttagattaggcttataTTTAGGTTCCTAAACATTTTGGAAGCTTAGATTGAAGCATTTAAACCTGGATTTCAAGGATTTCATATCCATTTTCACTAGATAAGTTGTTCTTCTTTTTAATTCATTTcttgcaatttactttcttgtttTGTTGCTTTGATCTTTATCTTGTGTTTGTTATGGAATTCCTAGTTGATTATGAATCTTGTGTTATTTTTCATTATGCTTATGTGTGATTAGTTCTCCTTGGAGGGAGGTAGGGATGTAGGCTAGGTATTTGATGGAtgattttgaattggttaatGAAAGTTGAGACGTGACTTTGATGTTGTTGATTGACATGATTATTTGAGTCCCGATTAGGGAGTGACAACCTAATCTATGTTGAAGGAGTTGATCAACCATgcttcacctttgagaaaaggggagtGTGTGATGTTATGAacaccaagtgtttgatgaaatgcctcttAGACATTCTTGAGTCATGAGAATGTCTTTGAATGTTCTAGGAGTGTGGGATGACCTTGAGAAAAGCTTCCCTATTGTTATATGACATCTATATCTTTTGGTCCCCAATTTGGTTTCAATATCTTGACCAACCTTTAGTTCCTATCTACCTCCACTTTATTATCAATTGTTTTCATTATAGTTTGTTGTTCGATATTGTGTTTGTATCCAAATTAACCCTTCGGTTTAGCTAGATTTCCATAAGGAACATTAGTATCTTATGCTTGGAACACTAAAGCTCTACTCCTATCGCCAATCCTTGTGAGAACGATATCCGGTGTAAGGATACCCTCTTACACATCCACTCACACAAAACACTACTCCATCAAATCACCACTGAGAACTACAGTCTTCGTCGCCTGAAATTTGCTCGCTGAATTCGTCGCTCACTGAATTCGTCGCCTTCGTCGACTTCACTTCGTCTTTTTTGCTGAAGAGTAGCTTGCTCAATAGGAAACGCAGAAAACTTCGGTGTAGTGGCAATAGTGGAGAAGCGGGAAAGGTTAGTGGAAAGGCTACGGACGATTTTGCCCTCGAATATTAATCATACTACAAGTAATTTAATACGCGAATTTTATATCCAATGGTTGAGATCATGCATCAAAATTAAATCTAATGGTCTATatttcatcctatttctcacctaagagACTAATTTCATagaatcctatatatatatatatatatatatatatatatatatatatatatatatttctattcaaatgtgaccgcgccttcccgtgcggtcggtgcggcttacaccactcaatgttaagaaatgcaccactcaatgttaagaaacgcaccacaatgaaaatgcataaaaacacctcataactccccttattctaattgtgcatttctgaacactgtgtggtgtattttttatacctagtggtgtattttttggtgatgtatacctaatagtgcatatttgtgtggtgcatttcttaacattgagtggtgtaaaccgcaccaaccgcacgggaaggcgcggtcACACCTGAACTTTActctactctatatatatatatatatatatatatatatatatataattcaaatttgtgaaaatagAGATAAAGTTATGTAAAAAATAAGTCTTGGTGTTAATTActcaatataattttaattctatatattttcacgtggtcaattttaaaattttaaaaatatatatacataggctactaaaaataatataactCGGTCTCTGTTGTTCACATGTTCTTAAAAACTTATTTAATATAACTCCGCCTCTGATGTTCACATGTTCTTAAAgacttatttaattattttcctttcttttgagTACATTACTTTTACACCCAAGAAGAGTCCATTATCTTTCAAACAACTTTTTTCCCTCTACATAAATTAGTTGGCTAATACAGTAATATTtagaagaataaaaaataaaagagaaataaaaCGATTTCCTTTCCCTAGTATATTTCCTCTAACGTGCAACCCAGAAGAACGCAACACCGCTTCCATAGGATTGCTTCATATCACCCAACACATAATTCTTTCTCTCTGGGTTTATCAGATTCTCTGTTTCCCTTTCCAAAAACCCACAAAGTAAAGAATGAGTGGGGATGGTTTGAACACGAAAGCAAACAGATGCCCTTCAATGGTGTCCGAAGAGTCATACCCAAACCTCCAACTTAATGACCTTTTCGAAGCCAATGATAACAATGTAAGTTTATATTATCGCGAAGTTGTGTGTacgtataaatatataattattcatatGTATATGAAAAGGTTTATAATATTGTATGGTATTGTATGTGGACTTTTGTTGGTTATTTTGCATGCATTGTTGCTAATGTTCATTTGATTATTTGTATGGATTGCTTTTGGGTAAGGTTCATTATATTTCTAATTAAGGTTGTTTTTAGCATTGGATGCTTAACAATTCTAGGAATCTAGGGCGATAGATATGTGTTCTTATTGCTAAATTTCTAGTTTTTTTACTCTCAAGAAAATCTTGGCATGCTGTTTATAAGttattattgttaaattttGAGTCTTTTAACTCCCAAGAAAACCTAGGCATGCTCACTAGCacaaaaatatcataatttgTGTTTGTTCTTGACTAAAACATAAGCATAAAGTGACCGCGAATTTCTTCAAACTATCTGTTTGGCTGTCTTTTTCTTGATGAAACTAGTGCTGTTTATTCAATGTGATCAATGCAAGTACTATTTTGTGCTTATTGGAAGTTTGATTTCACCATTTTGTCCACTACGCGTACTAAGCTCTTCCCACGGTTATTTTTGTGTATTCGTGACTCCATGATATACATTTCTTGTACCTAAGCAATGCTTAATCATGTATGGGAAGAAATGAAGGTTCAACTGATGTAGTAGATATGTTTTTGACTAATTAAATTGTTTGAGGGTGATTTATAAATCATTGGATTTTCCAACTTTCAGGTTTCTGAGGCATCCGATTCGGAGGAAAATAATGGCTTTTTTGTGCAATCTGATGATTTGATGTTGGAAGATAAGGCCGTGGGAGAAAATGACAAAGTTAATCCATCAATGTTTCATGACAAGCAGCAGCAAGACTATTTCGATTCTTGCAGCAATCAAATGACGAATAAATACTTTTATTATGATAGGCCACTGTCAGAGGAAACCGGGGCTTGGATACCTATCTCTCTCCCGCCAATGACAAAAATGGATCGTGAAGAATGGAATGAGGGTCTTTATGCGGATGGGGGCTACTTCCCGGATGATGACATTGACATGGGGTGGGATCAATATATTCTCCAAACTAAGGAGATGACAATGTGGGATGTGTTTCGTGACATGCTAGTTGTTGCAAGAGAAAAAGTCAGTGCTTGTACATCCATCGATTTCCATAGATATACGGGACGATGGATTTCAAACCGTGTGCTCGAGCAAGCTTGGGAAGAGATGGCTCAAACTCTTAAAGATGCTAATTTCGGTAACATTAAGAGTATCCTTGAGGCGGAGCCCCCAAGATGGTTGCCCGACAGTGCTGCAGCCGCTTGTATGCTTTGCAATTCGCGTTTCCATCCAATCATGCGTTCTAGACACCATTGCAGGTTTTGTGGAGGGATATTTTGCAACGGGTGCTCTAAAGGACGGATGTTGTTGCCTGCATCGTTTCAGACCTCGAACCTGCAACGAGTTTGTGATGTGTGCTCTGTACGGCTTGAGCCAGTCCAATCTTACTTAATCGACCAGATTAGCCGTGCAGTACAGCTTCCAACTCATGATTTAACGGATCTAAGTACGCTGAGATCATGGCTTAATTTTCCTTGGGGGCAGTCCATggaatatgaaatatataaggCTACAAACACCCTGAGGGCATGTTCTAAGGCAAGTACTTTTCAACTTATATTTCATCGATGCACCGACATATATTTCTTGATATAGACGCATATAGAGCAAAGAATTAACAAAAATGCTTCCGTCATCATTGTATTTGTATATGATTCATATTGTGCTCATTGCAGGCTGGGTATTTGACTCCCGACAAGTCCATTCCAGACGCCATTCTTAAACAAGCAAAGGGCCTTGCTATTCTAACGGTCGCAAAAGTTGGTGCAATGGTTACCTACAATATCGGGACTGGCTTAGTTGTAGCAAGGAGAGACGATAGATCTTGGTCTCCTCCTTCCGCCATATCATCTCTTGGTGTTGGTTGGGGAGCTCAGGTGACAAATATTTAcacatctttaaaaaaaaaattagagagaaGGTATTCTTAAATCTAGGATACAAAACATCATGTTACAATCAAATGCTGACTCGAATTTGTTTAATGGTAGTGATTCAATGATTTCTTCTTTTGATGCTGATGGCTGGCTATCCATTCTCTTGCTGGCGTATTATGCAACTGTACAAATATGGAAACGGGTATTAAGAATTAATGGTTAGGATGTTGTTTTGTCTGAACAGATTGGAGGAGAAGTGACAGATTTCATAATTGTGTTGAGAACAAGTAGTGCTGTGCAGACTTTCAGCGGAAATGCTCATTTATCTGTTGGAGCAGGGTTGAGTGCTGCAGTGGGCATTGTTGGAAGGACCGCTGAAGCTGATTTACGCGCTGGTGATGGCGGTTATGCTGCCTGCTATACTTACAGCTGCAGTAAAGGTTTGCTTGCGTTTCTTTGTCATGAAACCAAACTTTTCAAGTAATCTTTAATATTCTCATCTCAAGGAAAATGGTTCAATCAATAATACTCCTTTTGTTAGAATGGTGGCATTATCATTTGGATGccactaaaattacattacCACATATTCAACCAACTTTTGTGTATGAAATGATTAGTCAAACACTTGAAGAGGTAGGGTGGATGAGGTTAATTATGAAAATCTGTCCTTGACTTGCAGGTGCATTTGTGGGATGCGCTCTCGAAGGAAGTGTGGTGACAACCCGGACTCGAGAAAATTCAAGGTTTTATGGTAATCCGTCGATCACCACATCAAATATTCTTCTTGGATCCATGCCACGACCCCCTGCAGCTGCTATCTTGTATCACGCACTCTCCAAGTTGTATCAGAAAATAGGAAATTGATTGATGAAAGCATATTGTCCTGAACGTATTCTCTGATGAATGAACTATGGAATGATTCAGATGATTTTTTCCGTTGCAGAGAATTGATGGGAAGGGGGAATACAGAAGAATGAGTTTAAGTCCAATTTTTGCATCATATTTTCGTTTGAGGTTGTGAATTTATGTggaaaatacatatattttgtattaaaataatatactccgAAATATATAGTTAAATAAGTGCAACCTGGagaaatttacataataatgcaAGAAAGAAAATGTCTGGTGGTGGAGGGGGGAGGGGTTGAAGGGTGGGTAGGCTTAGGAAGAACATAAGAATACAACAAACCATGAAACATGTTGGATTAACTTAGACAGCAGCATGTTCATCCAGTTGATGTCCTTGTCTCAACATCTTGTCTTTAATTCAGTTATCACATCCACACAACTTCTGTTTTTGTTCCATTCTCAATCTTCACCTGTGAAAAATGCATTTGGAGCTCTAAtgtcaaaggaaaaaaaaaaaaaaaaaaagtaatgtttAGAGCTGGTGTCAACAAACCAAACCTAACCTGGTCTTAGAGCTCCCGAGGGTGAGCTCGAGGTCATCTGGACCACAGTCCTCGTGAATCCTCTCCCCTTCCCAGGGCTTCACAAAGCCTGCTGTGTTGCTCCCGAATGCAAATTCATCTGAGACAGCTTCAGCCATTGGAACGTCAGCAGTGTGATCAAAGCCTGCGGCAATAGCAGGTGAACATGTCCCACTCTGTCCAGGAGTGGAAATGAGAGATCCGCGATGATGGGGCAGAGTCTGGGCTTTGAAGCCCAGTGGATTGGGAGAGACAAGATTATAAGTTGGAGAAGTTGCCCCACCATGTGGGATTTGTATCCCAGCAAGCCATTCTGAATGAGGAGGATGGGTCTGGCGGCTAGGGCTTACAGGTGTCGATGAAGGAAGGAAAGAGTAGTGTGGTCCACCCCAGCCAACACAGGCAGAAGGACCATTCCAATCACTTCTTATTCTGGGGGTCTTGCCAGTTGGGGAGCTCAAGGGAGGGGTGACAGGAGCACTTATGGAGCCTCCATGGAGATAGAAATGAGGAAACTTGGAGGAGGAAGCTGATGACGATCCAGATGAGAGGTTTCTGAGCCACGGGATAAGGGAATTCCCTTCCACGCTGGCATTAGCGACATAAGAGGAAGACGCTGGACTTGGCATGGAAGAGGAGGCTGGACTTGGGTTGTAGGAAGTGCAGGGGCTTGTCTGGTAAGAAGAGCAGGTGCTAGCTGAGGTAGAGCCACCTAGAAAATCTGTGCTTTCCACAGGTCTACATCCCTGCAGGAATTGTTGGACAAAGAGGcatttgcattattattatggCTTCTGGAAAAGATCAGGCTAACATGCATTATATTGCAGGAATGCAGGACATTCAATTCAGTGATGTTGATTTTTGCCGAACACAATGCACTGTCCTGAAACAGTACTGCCAACTAATGCATAATATCTAAGACATTCTACCTAAgcctggaaaaaaaaaaagtgaaaatggtCACTTTTACAGCAGATTGTGATCTTTAATTTGTGGATAATACCTTTCTCTGAAATGTCTATACATGTTAATTCTATCACTACCAGTGGAGCAAAGTATTGTTTTCATAATAGCAATGTAATAATTGCATATAACCATTGAGAAATCCTTATATGAAAAATATCTATCCTTCTACCAGctatattattaaatgatgAGTTCAACTACTAGGAACTAGGTGAAATATCATGGTGGACCAATGGAGCAACAGTCATAGCATGAGAATAATGAGTGAAGTAATATAATCAAGCTCAGAAAGACAAACATCCAAAAATCCCCTATGAAGCACTAGCTATATAACATATGATATTGCAATAATCACATCGGTGTACATTTGTATATTTTACATTCTATTACATGTACACCTTACTCTCCTTTTTTTAAGTGACGAGGAAAATCCACAACAACTACCCGAAAGTGTGCACGGGGTAAACCCCGTTTTGTGAGCCTAGCCGACAAAGGACCACAGTAAGGTAAACAGTCTAAGTTGCACATAGCTGACCGGGGGCACAAGGAGCATTGGATACATTTTGAGTTAAAATGTGTTAGAATTACCTGTTCCACACTAAAGAGctttaaccaaattaaaatgCATTAATCAGATCTAGTTCCACATTTAGTAATCAAAGCAAGCCTTGTATTTCCTAATCTATCTTTATGATTCACAGTTCCTATCAACTATCCAAAATTATGGGATAACTAAGTCCTAAATTCTCTTCCTAGAATGGATGGCACATGTAGTAGGACAAAGCACCTAAAACAAGTAAAAGGACAATTATTGCTGAAACACCCAGAAAGCACTCTTACTTCTGAGTTCCATTCACATTATATAACCCAAATAATGACCTTTAAATAATGCAACCTGTCCTACAAAATAAGGAACATTCACAAGAATGGTAAGAGGAAAAGATGCTGGTTTTGAAAAAAGCTAAAGAAAGAGCTGAGAGAAAGGGCATATCTTGCAAATGAAAATGGTAAAAAGGAAAGACCATTAGCCAAAAAGCATGTTTACACCATATTTATGAAAGGAAAAGGTGGAAAAAGAGTACAAGCATGAGCTTGTGCAGTTTTTAAGAATCCCGAGAAGGGGATTTGAGAGAGTTCTCAAGGGTATTATTGTCTTTCCAATCCCAAGACGATTTCAGGGCAAAAAACAGAAGAATCTTTACAATTTCAGAGAAAATGAAAGAGATATCACAGAGT from Ipomoea triloba cultivar NCNSP0323 chromosome 6, ASM357664v1 includes:
- the LOC116023431 gene encoding uncharacterized protein LOC116023431, with the translated sequence MDMKSLKSRQILPVIPKGSRQDIVSATINSSYLWRNCTVLRLTNYLHLNSVENAVEKQQVEQFAKWIAAIGDGTTGASTEDCLEVDIPDDMLLLSNGDTIATIVESTFPMFQNGSCNNSFLETRAILAPTLDVVNAVNDYMSSMHEAESRTYIS
- the LOC116023059 gene encoding protein trichome birefringence-like 43, whose translation is MCMKLSTDDMCASWGCSSLLTTLFFDLMLLLHSGGAMLIDHYYHRTDSSSQQTISKCDMFQGSWVYDASYPFYNSSDCSLFMETEFDCQGNGRPDQLYLHYTWQPSACDLPKFDGKEFMRRLKGKKMMFVGDSLSLNQWQSLTCMLHASLPDSNFTIQRNGDLSTFILPEFNSSIMLSRNPFLVDLVKENIGEVLKLDSIQNGKAWLGFDFLIFNTWHWWLHKGRKQPWDYMQEGEQVYKDMDRLVAFKKGLKTWSKWVESNIDPTITKVFFQGTSPTHSRGEEWNGRRGTSCEGERQPIVGSVYHGSPNAAAEVVREVVSNMTKLVTLLDVTALSQLRKDGHPSIYGYDAKGNDCSHWCLPGVPDTWNQLLYATLLHGNSKTI
- the LOC116022077 gene encoding uncharacterized protein LOC116022077; amino-acid sequence: MVSEESYPNLQLNDLFEANDNNVSEASDSEENNGFFVQSDDLMLEDKAVGENDKVNPSMFHDKQQQDYFDSCSNQMTNKYFYYDRPLSEETGAWIPISLPPMTKMDREEWNEGLYADGGYFPDDDIDMGWDQYILQTKEMTMWDVFRDMLVVAREKVSACTSIDFHRYTGRWISNRVLEQAWEEMAQTLKDANFGNIKSILEAEPPRWLPDSAAAACMLCNSRFHPIMRSRHHCRFCGGIFCNGCSKGRMLLPASFQTSNLQRVCDVCSVRLEPVQSYLIDQISRAVQLPTHDLTDLSTLRSWLNFPWGQSMEYEIYKATNTLRACSKAGYLTPDKSIPDAILKQAKGLAILTVAKVGAMVTYNIGTGLVVARRDDRSWSPPSAISSLGVGWGAQIGGEVTDFIIVLRTSSAVQTFSGNAHLSVGAGLSAAVGIVGRTAEADLRAGDGGYAACYTYSCSKGAFVGCALEGSVVTTRTRENSRFYGNPSITTSNILLGSMPRPPAAAILYHALSKLYQKIGN
- the LOC116022078 gene encoding BES1/BZR1 homolog protein 4-like, which gives rise to MTSGTRMPTWKERENNKRRERRRRAIAAKIFAGLRLYGNYHLPKHCDNNEVLKALCNEAGWTVELDGTTYRKGCRPVESTDFLGGSTSASTCSSYQTSPCTSYNPSPASSSMPSPASSSYVANASVEGNSLIPWLRNLSSGSSSASSSKFPHFYLHGGSISAPVTPPLSSPTGKTPRIRSDWNGPSACVGWGGPHYSFLPSSTPVSPSRQTHPPHSEWLAGIQIPHGGATSPTYNLVSPNPLGFKAQTLPHHRGSLISTPGQSGTCSPAIAAGFDHTADVPMAEAVSDEFAFGSNTAGFVKPWEGERIHEDCGPDDLELTLGSSKTR